In Eschrichtius robustus isolate mEscRob2 chromosome 11, mEscRob2.pri, whole genome shotgun sequence, the following proteins share a genomic window:
- the FOSL1 gene encoding fos-related antigen 1 isoform X2 — MVQPHFLGPSSYPRPLAYPQYSPPQPRPGVIRALGPTPAVRRRPCEQISPEEEERRRVRRERNKLAAAKCRNRRKELTDFLQAETDKLEDEKSGLQREIEELQKQKERLELVLEAHRPICKIPEGAKESETSGTGSTSGTSSPPAPSRSVPCISLSPGPVLEPEALHTPTLMTTPSLTPFTPSLVFTYPSTPEPCASAHRRSSSSSGDPSSDPLGSPTLLAL, encoded by the exons ATGGTTCAGCCTCACTTCCTGGGACCCAGCAGCTACCCCAGGCCTCTGGCCTACCCCCAGTACAGTCCCCCACAGCCCCGGCCAGGAGTCATCCGGGCCCTGGGCCCAACTCCAGCAGTGCGTCGCCGGCCCTGTGAACAG ATCAGCCCCGAGGAGGAGGAACGCCGTCGAGTGAGGCGCGAGAGGAACAAGCTAGCCGCGGCCAAGTGCAGGAACCGGAGGAAAGAACTGACCGACTTCCTGCAGGCG GAGACCGACAAACTGGAGGACGAGAAATCCGGGCTGCAGCGAGAGATTGAGGAGCTGCAGAAACAGAAGGAGCGCCTGGAGCTGGTGCTGGAAGCCCACCGCCCCATCTGCAAAATCCCAGAAGGGGCCAAGGAGAGCGAAACCAGCGGCACAGGCAGTACCAGTGGCACCAGCAGCCCACCAGCCCCCTCCCGCTCTGTGCCTTGTATCTCCCTTTCCCCAGGGCCTGTGCTTGAACCCGAAGCATTGCACACTCCCACGCTCATGACCACACCCTCCCTGACTCCTTTCACCCCCAGTCTGGTCTTCACCTACCCCAGCACACCGGAGCCCTGTGCCTCAGCCCACCGCAGGAGTAGCAGCAGCAGTGGGGACCCCTCTTCTGACCCCCTTGGCTCCCCAACCCTCCTGGCCTTATGA
- the CCDC85B gene encoding coiled-coil domain-containing protein 85B gives MEAETGGLAELTDEEMAALGKEELVRRLRREEAARLAALVQRGRLMQEVNRQLQGHLGEIRELKQLNRRLQTENRELRDLCCFLDSERQRGRRAARQWQLFGTQASRAVREDLGGCWQKLAELEGRQEELLRENLALKELCLALGEEWGPRGGTGGSGGSGAGPTPELALPPCGPRDLGDGSSSTGSVGSPDQLPLACSPDD, from the coding sequence ATGGAGGCCGAGACGGGCGGCCTGGCGGAGCTGACGGATGAGGAGATGGCGGCTCTGGGCAAGGAGGAGCTGGTGCGGCGCCTGCGGCGGGAGGAGGCGGCGCGCCTGGCGGCTCTGGTGCAGCGCGGCCGCCTCATGCAGGAGGTGAATCGGCAGCTACAGGGTCACCTGGGCGAGATCCGCGAGCTCAAGCAGCTCAACCGGCGCCTGCAGACCGAGAACCGCGAGCTGCGCGACCTCTGCTGCTTCCTGGACTCGGAGCGCCAGCGCGGGCGGCGAGCCGCTCGCCAGTGGCAGCTCTTCGGGACCCAAGCATCCCGAGCCGTGCGCGAGGATCTAGGCGGTTGTTGGCAGAAGCTGGCCGAGCTGGAAGGCCGCCAAGAGGAGCTGCTGCGGGAGAACCTGGCTCTTAAGGAGCTCTGCCTGGCGCTGGGCGAGGAGTGGGGCCCCCGCGGCGGTACCGGCGGCTCGGGGGGCTCTGGCGCTGGGCCGACACCCGAGCTGGCCTTGCCCCCCTGCGGTCCCCGTGACCTGGGCGATGGAAGCTCCAGTACCGGCAGCGTGGGCAGCCCCGATCAGTTGCCCCTGGCCTGCTCCCCAGATGATTGA
- the FIBP gene encoding acidic fibroblast growth factor intracellular-binding protein isoform X2, which yields MTSELDIFVGNTTLIDEDVYRLWLDGYSVSDAVALRVRSGILEQTGATAAVLQSDTMDHYRTFQMLERLLHAPPKLLHQLIFQIPPSRQALLIERYYAFDEAFVREVLGKKLSKGTKKDLDDISTKTGITLKSCRRQFDNFKRVFKVVEEMRGSLVDNIQQHFLLSDRLARDYAAIVFFANNRFETGKKKLQYLSFGDFAFCAELMIQNWTLGAVDPQADDMDMDLDKEFLQDLKELKVLVADKDLLDLHKSLVCTALRGKLGVFSEMEANFKNLSRGLVNVAAKLTHNKDVRDLFVDLVEKFVEPCRSDHWPLNDVRLFLNQYSASVHSLDGFRHQALWDRYMGTLRGCLLRLCHD from the exons ATGACCAGCGAGCTGGACATCTTCGTGGGGAATACGACCCTCATCGACGAGGACGTGTATCGCCTCTGGCTGGACGGTTATTCGG TGAGCGACGCGGTGGCCCTGAGGGTGCGCTCGGGAATCCTGGAGCAGACTGGCGCCACAGCAGCGGTGCTGCAGAGCGACACCATGGACCACTACCGTACTTTCCAAATGCTCGAGCGCCTGCTACACGCCCCGCCCAAGCTGCTGCACCAGCTCATCTTTCAGATCCCGCCCTCTCGACAGGCGCTGCTCATCGAGAG GTACTATGCCTTTGACGAGGCCTTTGTGCGGGAGGTGCTGGGCAAGAAGCTGTCCAAGGGCACCAAGAAAGACCTGGATGACATCAGCACCAAAACAGGCATCACCCTCAAGAGCTGCCGGAGACAG TTTGACAACTTTAAGCGAGTCTTCAAGGTGGTGGAGGAAATGCGGGGCTCCCTGGTCGATAACATCCAGCAACACTTCCTCCTGTCCGACCGGCTGGCCAG GGACTATGCAGCCATCGTCTTCTTTGCCAACAATCGCTTTGAGACAGGGAAGAAAAAACTGCAGTATCTGAGCTTTGGGGACTTTGCCTTCTGTGCTGAGCTCATGATCCAGAACTGGACCCTCGGAGCCGTCG ACCCCCAGGCGGATGACATGGACATGGACTTAGACAAGGAGTTTCTCCAGGACTTGAAGGAGCTCAAGGTGCTTGTTGCTGACAAGGACCTTCTGGACCTGCACAAGAG CCTGGTGTGCACTGCCCTCCGGGGAAAGCTCGGGGTCTTCTCTGAGATGGAAGCTAACTTCAAG aacctgTCCCGGGGGCTGGTGAATGTGGCCGCCAAGCTGACCCACAATAAGGATGTCAGAGACCTGTTTGTGGACCTTGTGGAGAAG TTCGTGGAACCCTGCCGCTCCGATCACTGGCCGTTGAACGATGTGCGACTCTTCCTGAATCAGTATTCGGCATCGGTCCACTCCCTGGATGGCTTCCG GCACCAGGCCCTCTGGGACCGTTACATGGGCACCCTCCGTGGCTGCCTCCTGCGTCTCTGTCATGACTGa
- the FIBP gene encoding acidic fibroblast growth factor intracellular-binding protein isoform X1 produces the protein MTSELDIFVGNTTLIDEDVYRLWLDGYSVSDAVALRVRSGILEQTGATAAVLQSDTMDHYRTFQMLERLLHAPPKLLHQLIFQIPPSRQALLIERYYAFDEAFVREVLGKKLSKGTKKDLDDISTKTGITLKSCRRQFDNFKRVFKVVEEMRGSLVDNIQQHFLLSDRLARDYAAIVFFANNRFETGKKKLQYLSFGDFAFCAELMIQNWTLGAVGEAPTDPDPQADDMDMDLDKEFLQDLKELKVLVADKDLLDLHKSLVCTALRGKLGVFSEMEANFKNLSRGLVNVAAKLTHNKDVRDLFVDLVEKFVEPCRSDHWPLNDVRLFLNQYSASVHSLDGFRHQALWDRYMGTLRGCLLRLCHD, from the exons ATGACCAGCGAGCTGGACATCTTCGTGGGGAATACGACCCTCATCGACGAGGACGTGTATCGCCTCTGGCTGGACGGTTATTCGG TGAGCGACGCGGTGGCCCTGAGGGTGCGCTCGGGAATCCTGGAGCAGACTGGCGCCACAGCAGCGGTGCTGCAGAGCGACACCATGGACCACTACCGTACTTTCCAAATGCTCGAGCGCCTGCTACACGCCCCGCCCAAGCTGCTGCACCAGCTCATCTTTCAGATCCCGCCCTCTCGACAGGCGCTGCTCATCGAGAG GTACTATGCCTTTGACGAGGCCTTTGTGCGGGAGGTGCTGGGCAAGAAGCTGTCCAAGGGCACCAAGAAAGACCTGGATGACATCAGCACCAAAACAGGCATCACCCTCAAGAGCTGCCGGAGACAG TTTGACAACTTTAAGCGAGTCTTCAAGGTGGTGGAGGAAATGCGGGGCTCCCTGGTCGATAACATCCAGCAACACTTCCTCCTGTCCGACCGGCTGGCCAG GGACTATGCAGCCATCGTCTTCTTTGCCAACAATCGCTTTGAGACAGGGAAGAAAAAACTGCAGTATCTGAGCTTTGGGGACTTTGCCTTCTGTGCTGAGCTCATGATCCAGAACTGGACCCTCGGAGCCGTCGGTGAGGCCCCCACTGACCCAG ACCCCCAGGCGGATGACATGGACATGGACTTAGACAAGGAGTTTCTCCAGGACTTGAAGGAGCTCAAGGTGCTTGTTGCTGACAAGGACCTTCTGGACCTGCACAAGAG CCTGGTGTGCACTGCCCTCCGGGGAAAGCTCGGGGTCTTCTCTGAGATGGAAGCTAACTTCAAG aacctgTCCCGGGGGCTGGTGAATGTGGCCGCCAAGCTGACCCACAATAAGGATGTCAGAGACCTGTTTGTGGACCTTGTGGAGAAG TTCGTGGAACCCTGCCGCTCCGATCACTGGCCGTTGAACGATGTGCGACTCTTCCTGAATCAGTATTCGGCATCGGTCCACTCCCTGGATGGCTTCCG GCACCAGGCCCTCTGGGACCGTTACATGGGCACCCTCCGTGGCTGCCTCCTGCGTCTCTGTCATGACTGa